Genomic window (Terriglobales bacterium):
CTGGTGGATGTCGGGCATGGCGATGGCGTACTTCACCACTCCGGGCAGGGTGGCGGTGTTCACCAGTTGCTCCGTCGACTTGTCGCCCAGCGCGTCTTCCAGCAGCGCTTCGTCGGCATACAGCCGCGCGGGCGCGCGCATGTCCTCGCGGTACGACTGCGGGATCTCCCATACGTTCTGCGCCACGCGCACGAAATCAGACTTCTGCGGCATTTCTCCTTTGCCCTCTTACCTTTGCCCTTTGCCTTCCTTACACGTCCACCACAACAGTTACCTCGAACCCGTCCTTGCTTTCAGTGATCCGCAACTCGTGGAAGGTCACCGCCTTGATGGGATTGACGTCGGACGCCTGTCGCGCTCGACCCTCCACGCGCGCCCGCAACCGGGTATCGAAAATCTCAATGACCTTAAAGCGATTGTATGCCTCGCACTCGGTCTCCTGCAGGTAGAGCAGTTCGTTCAACCAGTTGACCAGCAGCGTCTCCCGATCTACACCTTCTACCGAGACCTCGTGCGAAACGGTTGGCTCGAACTCCGGCGCTGCGCCCCGCGGCCAGCACACCACCCGGGCTGCGTTCACGAACAAATCCGCCAGTGTCCCGCCGCGTATGCGGAACGCCCAGTCCGCCGTGTGTTCGACTTCTTCGTAGGGCTGCATGAAGCTCTCGTCCAAGCTTTGCCGGAGTAAAGGGAATACTGGGAAGTCCCTCGAAGGAACGACCTATCCTAGCTCAGCCGTTTCAACGTTAGGTGGGCCAGATGCAGAAGGGGAAGCAGGTGTGGACGACGCCGGATCCTACTTAATCCGCCGTTTCCGCCACCGCTCCTGCGTGCGCGTGCCGCACCGGCAACCATGCCCGCACGATCACGTACAGCACCGGGATGATAAACAGGTTGAGGAAGGTGGAAACGATCATCCCGCCGGCCACGGTGGTTCCCACCGAATGCCGTCCCGCCGAGCCCGCGCCCGAGGCGAACACCAGCGGCATCACTCCCATGATGGTGGCCACCGACGTCATCAGGATGGGCCGCAGCCGCAGCCGTGCCGCTCCCGCCGCCGCTTCCATCAGCGGCACCCCGCGCGCCTGCAACTGCTCGGCAAACTCCACGATCAGGATGGCGTTCTTGCTCGCCAATCCGATCAGCATCACCAGTCCCACCTGGCAGTAGACGTCGTTCTGCAGCCCGCGCATCCACTGCGCTCCCAGCGCTCCCAGGATGGCCATCGGCACCGAAAGCAGGATGATGAAGGGCAGCACGAAGCTCTCATATTGCGCGGATAACGTCAGGTAGACCACTAGCAGTCCCAGGGCGAACAACAGCAGCGACTGCCCTCCGGACTCGATCTCTTCCAGCGCCAGCCCCGTCCACTCGTAGGAATACCCCGAGGGCAGCGATTCGCGCGCCACTTCTTCCATGGCTGCGATCGCCTGCCCGGAACTGTATCCCGGCGCCGCGCTGCCGTTGATCTCCGCCGTGCGGAACAGGTTGTAGTGGCTCACGATGCTGGCCGTGGTGGTTTCTTTCACCGTCACCAGGCTGTCCAGCGGCACCATCTGGCCGGTCTCGGCGCGCACGTAGAACTGCCTGAGGTCGCGCGGCTGCGAGCGGAATTGCTTGTCCGCCTGCACGTACACCCGGTACGACCGGTTGTTGAAGTCGAAGTCGTTCACGTACTGGGAACCCATGTAGACCTGCAGCGCCGACGTGATCTCCGTGAACGGTACTCCCAGGCTCTTGGCCCTTTCCCGGTCAATCTCCACCAGGAATTGTGGATCGCGCGCGCTGAACGTGGTGAACAGGCCCTGCAGTTCGGGCCGCGTGCTGGCCTTGCGGATCAGTCCGCGCAGAGCGTTCTCCATCTCCTCCATGGTTCCCGCGCCGGTCTGCTGCAACTGAAACTGGAATCCGCCATACGCTCCCAGTCCCTCAATGGCCGGCGGGCCGAAAGGCACCACGCTCGCCTCTCGGATCCCGGCCAGCGGCCCGCGCACGGCATTCACCACCTCCCCCAGCGAATGGCCTTCTCCCTTCCGTTCCTCGATGTCCTTCATGTTCATGAAGATCATCGCCCGGTTCGGCGCCGCCCCGCTGAAGCTCCAGCCCGGCACCGAGAACACGCCGGTCACATCCGGATTCTGCAGCAGCACCTTGCTCGCCTGGTGCGAGACCGCGGTGGTGTACTCCAGCGACGCCCCTTCCGGGGCCTGCACCAGCACCATGAACCAGCCCTGGTCCTCGTCGGGGACGAAGCTGGTCGGCACCGCCTGGTACACGCCGTAGGCCGCTGCCAGTCCGATCAGGAACACCACCACCACCAGCGCGCGCTTCCGCTCCAGCACCGGAATCAGGTTGCTGTAGGCCTCGGTGGCCCGCGCCAGTCCGCTGTTGAAAGCGTGCAGCAGCGGATTCCTGGAACCGTGGTAGCGCCGCAGAAGCAGCGCCGCCAGCGCCGGCGAAAGCGTGAGTGCATTGAACGCCGAGAGCGCGATGGAGAACGCGATGGTCAGCGCGAACTGCTGGTACAGCCGCCCCGTCGTTCCTGGAAAGAATCCCACCGGCACGAACACCGCGACCAGCACCAGCGAGGTCGCGATCACCGCTCCGGTCACTTCGCCCATGGCCACTTGCGTGGCTCGCCGCGCATCGGCCATCCCTTCCTGGATGTGGCGCTCCACGTTCTCGATCACCACGATGGCGTCGTCTACCACCAGGCCCGTGGCCAGCGTGATGCCGAACAGGGTCAGCGTGTTGATGGAAAACCCGAACAGCTTGGCGAAGGCGAACGTGCCGATCAGCGATACCGGAATCGTCACTGCCGGAATCAGCGTGCTCCGCCACGTCTGCAGGAAGAGGAAGATCACCAGAATGACGATGACCACCGCTTCCAGCAGAGTCTTCAGCACTTCGCGGATGGACTCGCCCACCGCCGCGGTAGTGTCAAAAGCCATCTGGTACTTCAGGCCCGGCGGAAACTGCTTCGCCAGCCGGTCCAGTTCCTCTCGCACTCCCGCCGCTACCTCCAGCGCGTTGGCGTTGGAGAGCTGCATCACGCCCAGGCCCAGGGCCTCATGTCCGTTGTAGAAAAGGTTGGAGCCGTAGTTCTCCGCTCCCAACTCGGCGCGTCCCACATCGCGCACCTGCACCAGCGACCCGTCTTCGCCCCGCTTCAGGACGATGTCCTCGAATTCCCTCGGCTCCGTCAGCCTTCCCACGGCACGTACGCTGATCTGGAACTGCTGTCCCGGCACGGCCGGTGATTCTCCCACTTGCCCGGCCGCCACCTGCACGTTCTGTTCGCGCAGCGCCGCCACCACATCGCCCGCGGTGAGCTTGCGTTTAGCCAGTCGCAGCGGGTCCAGCCACAGGCGCATCGCGTACTTGCGCTCGCCGAAGATGATGACGTCGCCCACGCCCTTCACCCGCTTCAGCGGGTCGCGCACGTACACGTCCAGGTAGTTGCTGATGAACTGGCTGTCGTAGCGCCCGTCCTCGGAGTACACCCCTATGGCCAGCACGAACGACCCGGAGTTCTTGTAGATGCCGAGGCCGGTGGTCTGCACCTCCCCGGGCAGGCGTCCCAGCACGGTCGAGGCGCGGTTCTGCACGTCCACGGCGGCGATGTCCAGGTTGCGGTCCAGCGCGAACGTCGCCGTTACCGAGCTCGAGCCGTCGTTGCCGCTGCTCGAGCTCATGTACCGCATGCCCTCGGCGCCGTTGATGGCCTGCTCCAGCAGCGTGGTCACGCTGCTCTCCACCGCCTGGGCGTTGGCCCCGGTGTAGTTCGCGAACACACTCACCTGCGGCGGCGCCAGCACCGGAAACTGCGCCACCGGCAAGGTAGGGATGGCGGTCGCTCCCGCCAGGATGATCAGCAGCGAACAGACCGTCGCAAACACCGGCCGCCGTATGAAGAAATTAACGAACATGCCCTGCTTTCCCGCTCAGAATGAGGAAAAGGCGAGGACTACTCACGGGCCAACCTACTCCGCCTTTACCGGCGTCCCGTCCGCCAGCATTTGCACGCCGGTCACGATCACCTTCTCGCCCGGCTCGATCCCCTCCAGCACCACGTACCGGTTCCCCAGGATCTCTCCCAGTCGCATCGCTCTCTGCCGGGCTACGGTCTGCTTGCCATCGCTCTCCACCACGAACGCGAAGGTCTGTCCGGCCACGCGCTGCACTGCCGTGATGGGCAGCAGCACCCGTTCGCCCTCACTCCAGATCACCCGCGCTCGCACCACTTCATCGTTGCGGAAACGTCCCTGCGGATTGGGCACGCTGGCCTTGATCAGCAACAGTTGCGTGGCGTCGTCCACGCGCGGGGAAACGAACGTGGTCACGGTGCGTATCGCGGTCTGTTCCCCGGGCACCACGATCTCGACCGGCGTCCCTGTACGCACAGCGCCAGATTTTTCCGCCGGAACCGAGATATAGGCTTCGAGTTCGCCGCCTTCGTCGAGCGTGGTGAGTACGGTGTCGGTGTTCACGCGGTCGCCCACCCGCACCGGGATGTCGCCGATCGTTCCTGCCGACGGCGCCGTCACCGTGTAGTAGCGCAACTGCACCTTCTGTTCGCTCACCGACGCCTCGAGCGCGTCCACCTCCGCCTTGGAGGCGTCATAGGCCGTCTGGGCCTGGTCCAGTTCTTGCTTGCTGATCACTCCGGCGGCGAACAATTGCTTGCGCCGCTCCAGTTCTTGCCGGTTGTACTCCAGGGCCGCCCGGCGCGCCCGCTGGTTAGCTTCCTGCGCGGTAACCGTAGCCTCTTGCTTCCGCGGATCGATCTCCAGCAACGGCGCCCCGGCCGCCACCCGGTTCCCCGAGCGCACGAAGATGCGGGTGACCTGTCCCTCCACCTCCGGCTGGATCACGGACGACCGCCGCGACTTCAGCGTGGCGATGTACTCGGTGAAATCCGGCGCTCGCTCCCGCGTCGCCGTCTCCACTTTCACCGCGATGGCCTGCGGATCTGTTTCCGCGCCTCCTTGCGCTTTCTTGCTGCATCCGGTTATGGCCACCGCTACCACAGTCAGGACACACCATGACACGGTTGTCACCACGACCCGCGGTTGAAAGGAAGAGAACATCATGGCCGCCCTTATATGATTGCACCACGAATCCATATGGCGCGTCGAGGTGTTACCCACAGGATGTTTACCTGGACGGGATGGATTCCTTTATTTGCGGGATGTACCGGCTCCAGTGCCGCAACCGGGCCTTCTGCTAGTGGGAACATCGGACCCGGGCACTACCGGATCAGCTCTGGAATCGCATTCACCTTGCCCTCGGGGCCCATGGCGATGTAGCCGCCGTCCACCGCCACATCGGTTCCGGTAATGAAGGAAGCGCCGTCGGAGCAGAGAAAGAGCACGGCCTGCGCGACTTCCTCGGGGTTGCCCACCCGGCTCAGCGCGTGGAAGCGCCCGCCGACCTGGTCCGTGAGGGCGCGGTCGCCGTGGGTCCATTCGTTCATCAGCCGGCACCAGATCCATCCCGGGGAAACCGAGTTGACGCGGATCTTGTCGGCCGCCAGCTCGAGCGCCTGGGTCCGCGTCAGATGGATCATGGCCGCCTTGGTGACCGGATATACCGCGCGGCCGGGTTGCGCCACCTTGCCGCTGACGCTGCCGAAGTTGATGATCACGCCCCCACCGCGCTTCACCATGTGCGGCCGGCAAGCCTGCGCCATGACGATGCCCCCCAGCACGTTCACGTTGAACGCGTCCAGCCACTTCTCGCGGTTGGTCGCAAACCCCTCATCGGTATAGACACAGGCAAGGTTGATGAGGAAGTCCACGCCGCCGAATGTCTTCACGGTGCGCTCCACGCAGGCTGCGACTTGCTGATCATCGCGCAGGTCGGTCTGGACAAACAAAACGTCCTTGCCCAGCTCGGAGGCGGCAGCCTGGCCGCCCTTGGCGTCCACGTCCGCCACCGTCACCTTCGCTCCCTCGCCCACGAATCCTCGCACCACGCCCTGTCCCAGCAGCGTGGCCCCACCGGTAACGATCGCAACCTTGCCCTTGAGTCCTTGCATCTCTCGTGTCTCCCTCTTCCCTCGCAGCTTCAGGCCTGACGGGCCGGCACTGTCGCCGGCGCCTCTTTCTCCCAGAACCGTCGGCCGGGCGGCAGTGGCTCGGTGCCGGGATGTCCGGAACGCAGTCCCAGGGCTTGGCGCACCTGAGCGCCGGCAATGTTAACCCTTCCGCGGATGGCCGACCACATCCAGTGATGGCCGGTCAGCTTCTCGATCAGGGCGCGGACCTTGGCCATGTCGTGAAAGGCCTCTGTGATGTAGGCCGGGTCGTTAAAGTTCTCCACGAAGGCATTGGCGATGGTCTGGCAGCCGCGGGCGTCATCCAGTTCACCGCTGGAGCCGTACTGCGCGATCAGCAGCTCCTTGCCGGGATCGGTCAGCGGTTCCAGCAGCGTGTTGTTGAACATTTCGATAAAGCGGTGCCGCGCCCAGAACTTTTCAAAGGTGCTCTCCATCCAGGGCACGTCGAAGGGTTGATCCTGGCGTTCCAGAATGCACTGCACCAGGTTGCGCGCCATCTTGTTGCCGTTGTTCGCCCCTTGCCCGCCAATGGGATCCAAGGAATGGGCGGTGTCGCCGACGGAAATCACCGGCCGGCCCGAGGGAAGAACGCCCACGACTTTCCGCACCTCGGGAACGAAACTGCCCACCAGCCAGGCGTTTTCGTCCGCCAGTTCGGCGTTCTTGATCCACTCCGCATCCCAGGGCACCATCTCCCGCGTCACCTTCTTGGCGATGTCCAGAGCGTCCTGTCCGCTCTTCGCGCCGCGGAACTGGTCCATGGGACTGCCTTCCTTGGCTTCGAACACGCAGCTCCAGGCTTGGCTGCCGCCCTTGTGATACCAGGGAACCCAGAAGCACTCGCCGTAACGTCCGAAGAAGTTGAACTTCACCGGCAGGAACGGGCAGTAGTCCATGTGCATGGCAACGTTCACGACGTTGATCATGGCAAGAAACCGCGGCGGCTTCTTATACGTGCTGCGGCCATCATCGCGTGGAAACAGCTTCACCACCGGGCCGCGGCCTGCCGCCACAATCGTCAGATCATGCGCCGCGGCGATTTCCTCCAGGCGCGGGATGGTGACCTCCTCAGTGGTGATCTTCCCCCCGATCTTTTCCAGGTCCTGCATCCAGCGGGCGCTCTGCAGGCGCAGATCGATAGCCAGGAAGGGTCGTGATAGCCGCCCCATCAGGGTGAGCAGAACGTTGCCCAGCGCTCCCGGCACGAACGTGAGGTGCACGCCCTCGCCCTTGGGCGCCAGGTGGTCCCAATGATTCAGGCCCAGTTCGCGTTCCCAGTCCAGTGACATATCGAATCGCGCGGCCGTGCCCGTGGGCCGGCTGCGATTCAGAAAGTCTTCCGGCGTCTTGTCGGAAAAAAGCGTGACCTCATAGCCGTGGCGCCGCAGGTCATGCGCAATCAGCAGGCCTGCCTGTCCCGCTCCGACGATGGCCACTCTCCTCATCGGCCCTGCGGCTCACCTCCCATCAACTCGATCACATCGCCGATCACCTTCAGGTAGTCGGGAAATGAAAAGGGCGGCAGTTCCACGCCCTCCGGAAAGTGCCCCTGGAAAAGCGGGAAGTACACGTCCGGCGGAGAAGGATTCAGCACCACGGTCGTGGCGCCGGCGGCGCGATAGTCGGCAATACGCTTGCGCACCTGTTCCGCCGTGCCGGCGAGCGTGAACGCGGCCGCCATCTCGTCGCTCACCAGGCGCAGCGCCCCCTTCAAGTCTCCGCGCGCCACCAGATCCTGGATCTGGCGGACCTCGCTGCCAAAACCGGCTTGCGCGAAGCTTTCAGCGTAGAAACGCGACGAGCCGCTGGCGGTGGCGAACATCAAGACCTGTCCTTTGATCTGCTCCAAGGCGCGGCCGTCCCGGCCGACGATGGCGGGAAGCCCGCAGGCAATGTCGAAACCGTCAAGCGACCGTCCAGCGCGCTCGGCGCCGGCGCTGATATTCGGCAGTACGACCTTGCCCAGGTACGGCAGCGAATAGAAGTAGCCCAGGATGCCATCCGCCACTTCGCCCGCCAGATGCGCCATCTTGGGTCCGATGGCCGCCAGGTAGATCGGAATCGGCGGGCTGGGAGGAGGCACCTGAAGCTGGAAATTCCTGACGCGAAACACCTCGCCTTCGTAGGTGACACATTCTCCCGCGAGGATGCGCCGCAGGATGGTCACATACTCGCGCATGGCCGTGAGCGTCTTGGCGTAGCGGGCGCCATGCCAGTCTTCGACATAAGAGCGGGCTTGCAATCCCAGTCCCAGGATCATGCGTCCCGGGCAAAGTTGACTCAAGCTCACGGCGCTTAGCGCCATGGCCACCGGAGACCGGCTCCATATGCCGACCACGCCGGTCGCCAGCCTCAGCCGTTCGGTCTCCAGCGCAGCCGCAGCCGCCGGTATGAAGGCGTCGCCGAAGGTGATTTCCGGGAACCATGCGGTCTGCCAGCCACACTCATCGGCGCGGCGGGCGAAACGGCGGACCTCCGCCAGCGGCAGGGCCTCCAGGAAGACTCCCAGTCTGTTCGATCCCACGTGCAGTCGTCTCCCTCAGTCCGGAATGTCGGGATGCCGAGTCGCCAAGCGATACCGGCCGGAGTGGAACACCAGCGGCTCGCCTTCCTGGTACTTGTAGTCTTCCACTTCCCCGAGAAGGATCACGTGGTCGCCGCCGTCGTATTGCCGCACCTTGCGGCACACGAACCAGGCGACGGCGCCGTTGAGCAGCGGGCAGCCGGCTCTGCCTTCCGTGCACTCCACGCCCGCGAACTTGTCCGCCATCGGGGTGGAAAACTGGCGGGAAAGATGGTGTTGCCGCGACTCGAGCACGTTCACCGCGAAGTGACTCGCGCTGCAGAAATCCTGGAAGCTGCCCGCGTTGCGTGCCAGGCTCCACAAAATCAGTGGCGGATCGAGTGAGACCGATGAGAACGAGTTCACCGTGACTCCCACTCGCCGTCCGTCCGATGTGCCTGCCGTTACCACCGTGACTCCGGTGGCAAACTGGCCCAACGCGCGCCGAAAATCGCGGCGATCGAACCGGTCTGCCACCGCTTTGGCTTCCTGCTGGATCAACTTTTCCGCTTCCGCCGCCTCCATGAACCAGGGAAAGAAGGTGCGGGGATCGTCGAAGCCGTTCACGAAGGCCCGGGCGACGGCGGTGATCTTGCCGCATGCTTCCAGGATCTTCATCACGTGCGCCGGCGGGTTCAGCATCAGGTTGGTCCACTCCGTGACCCACTTCGCATATCCCGTCCAGTAGCGATCGAAGGTCTGCTGCATCCACTCCGGATCGGCCGCCCGGTCGCCGCGCTCCAGAATGCTTTCCAGGTACGATTCCGCGCACTTGGCCGCGTTGTTCGACCCCTGCCCGGTGATGGGATCGTTGAGCACCACGGTGTCCGCCATGCCCAGGACGTGCTGCCCCGAAGGCAGCCTGGCCAACGGCTTCCGCACCACCGGGGTCAAGCGCCCGGTGAGAACGCCGTTGGCGTCGGTCAGTTCGACTTCCCGGCAGCGCTCCGCTTCCCAGGGCAGCCAGCGCTCCAGGATCTGTTTGCTGCGGGCCAGGTGTTCGCCGGGTGTCTTCACGTCCTGCCAGCAGTCCATGGGCCCGCCCACCACGCCTTCGAACGTCATGATTTCGCAGGGACCGCTGGTGGTGAGCGCGGGAAACGCGAAGTACTCGCCCACCTGCGGAATCAGGTTGAAAGAAACCAGGCTGAAGGGCTGGCGCGGCGCCATGTTGCGCACGTAGGTGAGCGCCAGGGCACGCTGCGGTTTTTCGAAGCACGAGCGTTCGGCATCGCGCTCGAAAAGCTGCCCGATGGCGCCCTTCCCTGCCGCCACGATCACCAGGTCGTGGGTGCGTGCGCACCGCTCCAGGTCGTCCAGGTCGGCTTCCTTGATGCGCAGTTCGCCGCCGCGCCGCTCGAACTCCGTGATCCAGCGCGCCACTTTCAGACGCAGGTCCACCGACTGCGCAGGATCATCCAGTTGGGTGGCCCAATCGACCACTTTGCCGCCCACGCCATCCGGCACGGCGAAGCCCATGCCCTCCACGCGGGGGCAGTCCGCTTCCCAGAAGTTCAGGCCCAGTGCTCGCTCCGCCTCCAGCGCCGAGTCGAACATGCACTGGCTGGACATCACCGGTCCATCGTGAATCTCCTCCGCCGAGCGGCCCGCGTAGATGGTTACCTCATAGCCGCCGGCCAGCAGGCCCAGCCCAAGTTGTAGTCCCGACTGGCCGGCTCCAATGATGGCGATACGCTTCATTCCACCCGGTTCCCCAACGCGGAAAGCAAACTATCACGCAGGTTGGTGACGAACAAGGGAGCCGGACTGTAAAGAGATGAAAACGGCGCAACTCTCGGGTATATTTGGCTCCCCATCGAACGGATTCCGCGCCCGTCCCTACATGCAGGATCGCCGGACCCGTGGGCCGCACTTCAGGAAGCGAGGGAGACAGCGCTCCATGAGAAAGATCGCGATTGTCGGAGCCGGACAATCCGGCCTGCAGTTGGCGCTAGGGCTGCAGCAGCAGGGTTACGGCGTCACCGTCGTCTCCAACCGCACGCCCGAGCAGATTCGCGCCGGCCGGGTCACATCCAGCCAGTTCATGTTCCACGACTCCTTGCAGAACGAGCGCGACCTCGGCATCAACCTCTGGGAGAAGCAGTGTCCCATCACCGAAGGCATCGCCTTCTCCATCCCTGCTCCCGATGGCAGCCGCGCTCTCTTCTGGGAGGCCCGGCTCGACCACTACGGCCAGTCCATCGATCAGCGCGTGAAGTTCTCGGGTTGGATGGCGGAGTTTGCTCGCCGCGGCGGCAAGCTGGTGATCGAGGACGCCGGTCCGGAGCACCTGGAGCAGTACGCCCACACCCACGACCTCGTCCTGGTCGCTTCCGGCAAGGGAGAAATCGCCCGCCTGTTCGAGCGCGACGCCTCCCGCTCTCCCTACTCCACTCCCATGCGCGCCCTCGCGCTCACCTACGTCACCAACATGGTGCCCCGCGAGCCCTACCCCGCGGTGGCCTTCAGCCTCATGCCCGGCGTGGGCGAATACTTTGTTTTCCCCGCCCTCACCCTCAGCGGCCCCTGCGAGATCATGGTGTTTGAAGGCGTGGTCGGCGGGCCCATGGACTGCTGGCAGGATGTGAAAACGCCCCAGCAGCACCTGGCCCGCAGCAAGGAGATCCTCGCCAAGTTCCTGCCCTGGGAAGCCGCGCGCTGCCACAACATTCAACTCACCGACGACATGGGCATCCTGACCGGCCGCTTCGCCCCCACCGTCCGCAAGCCTGTCTGCAAGCTGCCGTCCGGCGCCGTGGTCCTGGGTATGGCGGATGTAGTGGTGCTCAACGATCCCATCACCGGCCAGGGCTCGAACACTGCCAGCAAGGCGGCGAAGGTGTACATGGACCGCATCCTGGAGCGCGGCTCGAAGCCCTTCGATGCCGCCTGGATGCAAGGCACCTTCGATGCCTTCTGGAGCTACGCCCAGTGGGTGGTGCGTTGGACCAACTCGTTATTGGTGCCACCTGAGCCCCAGATCCTGCAGCTCATGGGCGCCGCCAGCCAGATTCCGGCGCTCGCCAGCCGGATCGCGAATGGATTTAACAACCCGCCGGACTACAGCCCTTGGTGGTTCGGCACCGCAGAGGCCGAATCCCTGATTCAGCGCCTGCAGAAGGAGGCGTCGGTCGCCTAGGTACGCTGCCGAGTTGACAGCGGCCGCCCCCGGGTATGGAATGAGCATCTCCAGGATCGCTCACACTTCAGGGAAGGATTTTTTCTGGACCCGGGCAACATACTCAACGCCATCATGAACCAGGAGGTGCACCATGGTTGAGCAATATATGGCTCTGGCTTTGCAGCCCACCATGCGCGGCTGCCGCAAGCGTTCCGAAGTCATCACCAACCTCAAGCACATCGGCGAACTCATCGACGCCTCGGTGTGGCTCAGCGCCATCGATCTCCCCGTGCGCTTGATCACCATCCCCGAGGGCTCTCTGCAAGGCTTCACCGATGAGGTCTTCGACTGGGACCATCGCAAATACGTGCAGGAGATGGCGCTCGATATCCCCGGTGACGAAACCGAGTTCCTGGGTCGCAAGGCGCGTCAGCACAACGCCTTTGTCATCGCCCAGGCCAAGGTGAAGCACCCCGAGTTTCCCGAGCGTTTCTTCAACTGCGCCTTCATCATCGACCCCAGCGGCAACGTGATCCACCGGCACTACAAGCTGCAGGTGTTCGCGCGCGAGCACTCCACCGTCCCCCACGACGTGTGGGATCGCTGGGTGGAACTCTATGGCGAGAACCTGGACGCCTTCTACCCGGTTTGCGATACCGAGATCGGCCGCATCGGCACCATCATCTGCATGGAGGGCTCCTATCCGGAAACGGCCCGCGGCCTGGCCATGAACGGTGCCGAGATCATCTACCGGCCCAGCTACCCTGAGCCTTACGTAGCCAACGGCTTGTGGGAGATCCAAAACCGTGCCCGCGCCTTGGACAACACCTGCTATGTGATCGCTCCCAACGTCGCCTGTTACTACCTGACGCAGGAGTCGGAAACCGCCATCGACACCTTCGGCGGCGCGTCCATGATCGTCGACTACCAGGGACGCATGGTTTCCGAACACAAGTACGGTTCGGGTTCCTCCTACGCCGGAGGCATCATCGACATCGAAGCTCTGCGCCAGTACCGCACGCGCTCCCTGTGGGGCAACTGGATGAAGGACCTGCGCACGGAACAGTACCGGTTGATCTATGACCGGCCCATCTACCCCAAGAACCTGTGCCTGGAGGAACCTCCCCGCCGGCACGAGCAGAACGACGCCATCGTTCGCGCCCAGATCGAGTCGATGATTGACCGCGATATCTTCCGGCGCGCGGGCACGAAGAAGGGCGAAGCGAAAGAGCGGCCCGCCGAAAAAGTGCTCGCCGATTGAGGCCGCACGAACGTGCGATCGGGCGCGGTCCTTTTAGGGGACCGCGCTCGTCGCTTGTTGTGGTTCAAACCCGGAGGGAACAATGAAGCCCCAGCAAAAGGTCCTGGGTGGTCGAGACGTGGTCAAGGTGGCCGTCGTGCAGACTCCACCGGTCTACCTCGACCGTGAGCGCAGCGTGGAACGCGCCTGCCAGAAGATTGCGCAAGCCGCCGAGCACGGGGCGGAACTCATCGTCTTCACCGAGACCTGGCTGGCCGGCTACCCCTATTGGGGCGAGGGTTGGGAGTCGAAGCTCAATGACTGGGTGCCGGTGCGCATCCGCTTCTATGACAACGCCCTGCTGATTCCCAGCGAAGACACCGAACGCCTCGGCGAGGCGGCCGCCAAGGCCAACGCGTACGTCGTGATCGGCTGCAATGAGATGGATCCACGCCGCGGCGTGCACACCATCTACAACACTCTGCTTTTTCTCGATCGCTCCGGGAAGGTCCTCGGACGCCATCGCAAGACCATGCCCACCTTCGTCGAGCGAGCGGTGTGGGGCAACGGGGACGGCAGCGACCTGGTCACCTATGACACCGACATCGGCCGTATCGGCGGCCTCATCTGTGGCGAGCATCTCATGACCCTCATCCGCGCCCGCATGATCGAACAGGGCGAGGACTTCCACATCGCCGTCTTTCCGGGAGCTTTCGCGCTCCACTGCGGGCCCAAGTTGGAAGAGGCCGATGTCCAGGGCCAGTTCTTCTGGGGCCACACCCAGACGCGCGCCCATGCCCTGGAAGCGGGCGCGTTCGTGCTTTCCGCCTGCGGATACATCACCCAGGACGATATCCCGGCAGACTTCCCCCTGCGGGATACCATCAATGTGGACTACGCCCAGGGCGGCAGCCAGA
Coding sequences:
- a CDS encoding carbon-nitrogen hydrolase family protein; the protein is MKPQQKVLGGRDVVKVAVVQTPPVYLDRERSVERACQKIAQAAEHGAELIVFTETWLAGYPYWGEGWESKLNDWVPVRIRFYDNALLIPSEDTERLGEAAAKANAYVVIGCNEMDPRRGVHTIYNTLLFLDRSGKVLGRHRKTMPTFVERAVWGNGDGSDLVTYDTDIGRIGGLICGEHLMTLIRARMIEQGEDFHIAVFPGAFALHCGPKLEEADVQGQFFWGHTQTRAHALEAGAFVLSACGYITQDDIPADFPLRDTINVDYAQGGSQIVAPLGIPLVPPTTGDTILYAECRADMIKVWKAIIDTVGHYARPDIVRLQYTGAPAQTAELVNTALEKTPRDRLDEIAEQHGVSRQSVETALEDLTRRSA
- a CDS encoding nitrilase-related carbon-nitrogen hydrolase, translated to MVEQYMALALQPTMRGCRKRSEVITNLKHIGELIDASVWLSAIDLPVRLITIPEGSLQGFTDEVFDWDHRKYVQEMALDIPGDETEFLGRKARQHNAFVIAQAKVKHPEFPERFFNCAFIIDPSGNVIHRHYKLQVFAREHSTVPHDVWDRWVELYGENLDAFYPVCDTEIGRIGTIICMEGSYPETARGLAMNGAEIIYRPSYPEPYVANGLWEIQNRARALDNTCYVIAPNVACYYLTQESETAIDTFGGASMIVDYQGRMVSEHKYGSGSSYAGGIIDIEALRQYRTRSLWGNWMKDLRTEQYRLIYDRPIYPKNLCLEEPPRRHEQNDAIVRAQIESMIDRDIFRRAGTKKGEAKERPAEKVLAD